A genomic segment from Bradyrhizobium diazoefficiens USDA 110 encodes:
- a CDS encoding ABC transporter substrate-binding protein — MFLGRIVRTTALVTAVATLSSGAALAQKKYDTGASDTEIKIGNIMPYSGPASAYGIIGKTEEAYFKMINDKGGINGRKINFVTYDDGYSPPKAVEQVRKLVESDEVLAVFNPLGTPSNSAIQKYLNAKKIPQLFVATGATKWNDPKNFPWTMGWQPSYQSEAQIYAKWLTKEKPDAKVAILYQNDDFGKDYLKGTKDGLGAKAASTIIMEESYEVSEPSIDGHIVKIKAANPDVLLIYATPKFAAQTIKKTAELNWKPLQILTNVSISVGSVMKPAGFENAQGVLSAAYAKDSTDPQWANDPGMKKWNEFVDKYMPGADKSDTSMVYGYGAASTLAKALEMCGDDLTRANLMKQAASLKDFTPDTLLPGVKINTSATDFAPIAQLQMQRFKGERWELFGEIISGDVASE; from the coding sequence TTGTTTCTTGGAAGAATAGTGCGAACCACCGCGCTCGTAACGGCGGTCGCGACCCTCAGCTCCGGCGCAGCACTTGCTCAGAAGAAATACGACACCGGCGCGTCCGATACCGAGATCAAGATCGGCAACATCATGCCGTACAGCGGTCCGGCGTCGGCCTATGGCATCATCGGCAAGACCGAAGAAGCCTATTTCAAGATGATCAACGACAAGGGCGGCATCAACGGCCGCAAGATCAACTTCGTCACCTATGACGACGGCTATTCGCCGCCGAAGGCCGTGGAGCAGGTCCGCAAGCTGGTCGAGAGCGACGAGGTGCTGGCCGTGTTCAACCCGCTCGGCACGCCCTCGAACAGCGCGATCCAGAAATACCTGAACGCCAAGAAGATCCCGCAGCTGTTCGTCGCCACCGGCGCCACCAAGTGGAACGACCCGAAGAACTTCCCCTGGACCATGGGCTGGCAGCCCTCCTACCAGAGCGAAGCGCAGATCTACGCGAAATGGCTGACGAAGGAAAAGCCCGACGCCAAGGTCGCGATCCTCTACCAGAACGACGATTTCGGCAAAGACTACCTCAAGGGCACCAAGGACGGGCTCGGCGCCAAGGCGGCGTCGACCATCATCATGGAGGAGAGCTACGAGGTATCCGAGCCGTCGATCGACGGTCACATCGTCAAGATCAAGGCCGCCAATCCCGACGTGCTGCTGATCTATGCGACCCCGAAGTTCGCGGCCCAGACCATCAAGAAGACCGCCGAGCTCAACTGGAAGCCGCTCCAGATCCTGACCAACGTGTCGATCTCGGTCGGCAGCGTGATGAAGCCGGCCGGCTTCGAGAACGCGCAGGGCGTGCTGTCGGCGGCCTATGCCAAGGACTCGACGGATCCGCAGTGGGCCAACGACCCCGGCATGAAGAAGTGGAACGAGTTCGTCGACAAGTACATGCCGGGTGCCGACAAGTCCGACACCAGCATGGTCTACGGCTATGGTGCCGCGTCGACCCTGGCCAAGGCGCTGGAAATGTGCGGTGACGATCTCACCCGCGCCAACCTGATGAAGCAGGCGGCGAGCCTGAAGGACTTCACGCCGGACACCCTGCTGCCTGGGGTCAAGATCAACACCAGCGCCACCGACTTCGCTCCGATCGCGCAGCTCCAGATGCAGCGCTTCAAGGGCGAGAGGTGGGAACTGTTCGGCGAGATCATCAGCGGCGACGTCGCCTCCGAGTGA
- a CDS encoding ABC transporter substrate-binding protein — translation MTAVRFQVAALAAALALCTAMTGPVLAQKKYDSGASDTEIKIGNIMPYSGPASAYAVIGKTEEAYFNKINAEGGVNGRKIKFISYDDGYSPPKTVEQARKLVESDGVLLIFGSLGTSTNGAIRKYMNEKKVPQLFVASGASKWNDPRQYPWTMGWQPSYASEARIYAKYVMKEKPDAKIGVLYQNDDFGKDYLKGLKGGLGAKASMIVLEEAYDTSEPAVDEHVVKLKASGADVFISITTPKFAAQAIKKAAEINWHPMQIISNVSASVGGVLEPAGIEISQGILSASYTKDGSDPQWNADEGMKKFYNFLAQFDPKANKLDAGVVFGYAAAQTMVKVLHMCGDDLTRENVMKQAASLKDFEPDTLLPGIRINTAPDNFAPIEQLQMMRFKGKKWELFGDIISSDTGH, via the coding sequence ATGACTGCCGTTCGTTTTCAGGTTGCGGCCCTCGCGGCCGCACTCGCGTTGTGCACTGCGATGACTGGCCCGGTGCTGGCGCAAAAGAAATACGACAGCGGCGCTTCCGATACCGAGATCAAGATCGGCAACATCATGCCCTATAGCGGGCCGGCCTCCGCCTATGCCGTGATCGGCAAGACCGAGGAAGCCTATTTCAACAAGATCAATGCCGAGGGGGGCGTCAACGGCCGCAAGATCAAGTTCATCTCCTATGACGACGGCTATTCGCCGCCGAAGACGGTGGAGCAGGCGCGCAAGCTGGTCGAGAGCGACGGGGTGCTCCTGATCTTCGGCTCGCTCGGCACCTCGACCAACGGCGCGATCCGCAAATACATGAACGAGAAAAAGGTGCCGCAATTGTTCGTGGCGAGCGGCGCCTCGAAGTGGAACGATCCCAGGCAATATCCCTGGACCATGGGCTGGCAGCCGAGCTACGCGAGCGAGGCGCGCATCTATGCCAAATACGTCATGAAGGAGAAGCCGGACGCGAAGATCGGAGTGCTCTACCAGAACGACGATTTCGGCAAGGACTATCTGAAGGGGCTGAAGGGCGGCCTGGGGGCCAAGGCGTCGATGATCGTGCTGGAAGAGGCCTACGACACCTCGGAGCCGGCCGTCGACGAGCACGTCGTGAAGCTGAAGGCCTCGGGCGCCGACGTCTTCATCAGCATCACCACACCGAAATTCGCAGCCCAGGCGATCAAGAAGGCGGCCGAGATCAACTGGCATCCGATGCAGATCATCTCCAACGTCTCGGCCTCGGTCGGCGGCGTGCTGGAGCCGGCGGGAATCGAGATCTCGCAAGGCATTCTCTCGGCCAGCTACACCAAGGACGGCTCGGACCCGCAATGGAACGCCGATGAGGGCATGAAGAAGTTCTATAACTTCCTCGCGCAATTCGATCCCAAGGCGAACAAGCTCGATGCCGGCGTGGTGTTCGGCTATGCCGCCGCCCAGACCATGGTGAAGGTGCTGCACATGTGCGGCGACGACCTCACCCGCGAGAACGTCATGAAGCAGGCCGCTTCCTTGAAGGATTTCGAGCCGGACACGCTGCTGCCCGGCATCAGGATCAACACCGCGCCGGACAATTTCGCCCCGATCGAACAGCTCCAGATGATGCGGTTCAAGGGCAAGAAATGGGAGCTGTTCGGCGACATCATCTCGAGCGATACGGGACATTAG
- a CDS encoding ABC transporter substrate-binding protein, translated as MPAVTGKLAAASLALALVAASASTASAQKKYDTGATDTEIKIGNIMPYSGPASAYGIIGRTEAAYFKKINEEGGINGRKINYISYDDAYSPPKTVEQARKLVESDEVLFIFNSLGTPPNSAIQKYMNSKKVPQLFVATGATKWNDPQNFPWTMGWQPNYQSETQIYAKWLLKNKPDAKIAVLYQNDDYGKDYLKGLKDGLGAKAASMIVIEESYETSEPTIDNHIVKLKSTGADVFMNITTPKFAAQAIKKNSEIGWKPLHFLNNVSASVGSVMKPAGFENGQDIISADYLKDVSDPAWNNDAGMKEFLAFMTKYFPEGDKLDKGTIVGFAVAQTVVQVLKQCGDNLTRENIMKEAANLKNFRTEALLPGIQINTGPNDFAPISQLQLEKFKGERWELFGDVISADAGG; from the coding sequence ATGCCCGCTGTCACCGGCAAACTTGCGGCCGCGTCACTGGCGCTTGCGCTCGTTGCGGCCTCGGCCTCCACTGCATCGGCCCAGAAGAAATACGATACCGGCGCGACCGACACCGAGATCAAGATCGGCAACATCATGCCCTACAGCGGACCGGCCTCCGCCTACGGCATCATCGGGCGAACCGAAGCCGCCTATTTCAAGAAGATCAACGAAGAGGGCGGGATCAACGGCCGCAAGATCAACTACATCAGCTATGACGACGCCTATTCGCCGCCGAAGACGGTCGAGCAGGCGCGCAAGCTGGTCGAGAGCGACGAGGTGCTGTTCATCTTCAACTCGCTCGGCACGCCGCCCAACTCGGCGATCCAGAAGTACATGAATTCGAAGAAGGTGCCGCAGCTGTTCGTCGCCACCGGCGCCACCAAGTGGAACGATCCGCAGAACTTCCCCTGGACCATGGGCTGGCAGCCCAACTACCAGAGCGAGACGCAGATCTACGCGAAGTGGCTCTTGAAGAACAAGCCGGACGCCAAGATCGCCGTGCTCTACCAGAACGACGATTACGGCAAGGACTACCTCAAGGGCCTGAAGGACGGCCTGGGAGCCAAGGCTGCCTCGATGATCGTGATCGAGGAGAGCTACGAGACCTCCGAGCCGACCATCGACAACCACATCGTCAAGCTGAAATCGACCGGCGCCGACGTGTTCATGAACATCACGACGCCGAAATTCGCGGCGCAGGCGATCAAGAAGAATTCCGAGATCGGCTGGAAGCCGCTGCACTTCCTCAACAACGTCTCCGCCTCCGTCGGCAGCGTGATGAAGCCCGCCGGCTTCGAGAACGGCCAAGACATCATCTCGGCCGACTATCTCAAGGACGTGTCCGATCCGGCATGGAACAATGACGCGGGCATGAAGGAATTTCTCGCCTTCATGACCAAGTACTTCCCGGAAGGCGACAAGCTGGACAAGGGCACCATCGTCGGCTTCGCCGTGGCGCAGACGGTGGTTCAGGTCCTCAAGCAGTGCGGTGACAATCTCACGCGCGAGAACATCATGAAGGAAGCCGCCAACCTGAAGAACTTCCGCACCGAGGCGCTGCTGCCCGGCATCCAGATCAACACCGGGCCGAACGACTTCGCGCCGATCAGCCAGCTCCAGCTCGAAAAGTTCAAGGGCGAACGCTGGGAGCTGTTCGGCGACGTGATCAGCGCCGACGCCGGCGGCTAG
- a CDS encoding glycerate kinase type-2 family protein, which produces MTDRRPLLRALYDAAVAAAHPSTILAPHLRPAPTGRVICLAAGKGAGAMAAAAERHYLDTLKLAPERLVGIATTRHGYGVPTRRIRVVEAGHPVPDEAGLKGAADTLALAGEAGPDDLLLVLLTGGGSANWIAPVDGISFAQKQAVNKALLRSGAPIGEMNVVRKHLSRIKGGRLARAGRNAAEIVTLAISDVPHDDPSAIASGPTVPDPTTLADARAIVARYKLDIDHAVRRALDNPDNESCKPDDAAFARASFELIARPKQSLDAAVKLAKEAGYETIDLGADLEGEAREVAAHHAGLALQARAQGKRIAILSGGELTVTVRGQGRGGPNQEYALALAGLLKDTAGISALAGDTDGADGGAGHPTDPAGALIDAATFAKMKALALQPQAYLDNNDATTFFEATGDLLMPGPTLTNVNDIRVILVD; this is translated from the coding sequence ATGACCGACCGACGTCCCCTGCTCCGCGCGCTCTACGACGCCGCCGTTGCCGCCGCGCATCCGAGTACAATTCTGGCGCCGCATCTGCGGCCGGCCCCGACAGGACGCGTGATCTGCCTCGCCGCCGGCAAGGGCGCCGGCGCGATGGCCGCGGCCGCCGAGCGGCATTATCTCGACACGCTGAAGCTCGCGCCGGAGCGGCTGGTTGGCATCGCCACCACGCGCCACGGCTACGGCGTGCCGACACGCCGCATCCGCGTGGTCGAAGCCGGCCATCCCGTGCCCGATGAAGCCGGCCTCAAGGGCGCGGCCGACACGCTCGCGCTCGCGGGCGAGGCCGGGCCCGACGACCTGCTTCTGGTCCTGCTCACCGGCGGTGGCTCGGCGAACTGGATCGCGCCGGTGGACGGCATCAGTTTCGCGCAGAAGCAGGCGGTCAACAAGGCGCTGCTGCGTTCGGGCGCGCCGATCGGCGAGATGAACGTCGTGCGCAAGCATCTGTCGCGCATCAAGGGCGGGCGGCTGGCGCGCGCCGGCAGGAACGCCGCCGAGATCGTGACGCTCGCGATCTCCGACGTGCCGCATGACGATCCCTCCGCGATCGCCTCCGGCCCCACCGTGCCCGATCCGACCACGCTGGCGGATGCGCGCGCGATCGTGGCCAGGTACAAGCTCGATATCGACCATGCCGTGCGCCGCGCGCTCGACAATCCCGATAACGAAAGCTGCAAGCCGGATGATGCCGCCTTTGCGCGCGCATCATTCGAATTGATCGCGCGGCCCAAGCAGTCGCTCGACGCCGCGGTGAAGCTCGCCAAAGAGGCCGGCTACGAGACGATTGATCTCGGCGCCGATCTCGAAGGCGAGGCGCGCGAGGTCGCGGCCCATCATGCCGGACTCGCGTTGCAGGCGCGTGCGCAGGGCAAGCGCATCGCGATCCTCTCCGGCGGCGAGCTCACGGTCACCGTGCGCGGCCAGGGGCGCGGCGGTCCGAACCAGGAATACGCGCTGGCGCTCGCCGGCCTCTTGAAGGACACGGCCGGCATCTCCGCGCTCGCGGGCGACACCGACGGCGCCGACGGCGGCGCCGGCCACCCTACCGACCCCGCAGGCGCGCTGATCGACGCGGCCACGTTTGCGAAGATGAAGGCGCTGGCACTCCAGCCGCAGGCCTATCTCGACAACAACGACGCGACGACGTTCTTCGAGGCGACCGGCGATCTGCTGATGCCCGGCCCGACGCTGACGAACGTGAATGATATCAGGGTGATCCTGGTGGATTGA
- a CDS encoding MarR family winged helix-turn-helix transcriptional regulator, with protein MTVSKTAEKSSEKPADSAKGRKDAAEAQGQGSTDALQLGELSEQLGYVLKRAQLKVFENFLRCMASLQLTPAQFSVLLLVEKNPGRNQTEIASTLGILRPNFVAMLDNLESRDLCARIRSTNDRRSHILVLTDKGKAVLTRAKKLVATKHEARLNDLLGQANREALIEMLSKIANEF; from the coding sequence ATGACCGTTTCCAAAACCGCTGAAAAGTCTTCAGAAAAACCGGCTGACTCGGCCAAGGGCCGCAAGGACGCGGCCGAGGCCCAGGGCCAGGGCTCTACCGATGCCCTCCAGCTCGGCGAGCTCTCCGAACAGCTCGGCTATGTGCTGAAGCGGGCGCAGCTCAAGGTGTTCGAGAACTTCCTGCGCTGCATGGCCTCGCTCCAGCTCACCCCCGCGCAGTTCTCGGTGCTGCTGCTGGTCGAGAAGAACCCGGGGCGGAACCAGACCGAGATCGCCTCCACCCTCGGCATCCTGCGCCCGAATTTCGTGGCCATGCTCGACAATCTCGAAAGCCGCGACCTTTGTGCGCGGATCCGTTCCACCAACGACCGCCGCTCGCATATCCTGGTCCTGACCGACAAGGGCAAGGCTGTGCTGACGCGGGCGAAAAAGCTCGTCGCCACCAAGCACGAGGCGCGGCTGAACGACCTGCTCGGCCAGGCCAACCGCGAAGCCCTGATCGAGATGCTCTCGAAGATCGCCAACGAGTTTTGA
- a CDS encoding branched-chain amino acid ABC transporter permease, with protein MNTTIMLFLVQDGITNGAIYALLGLALVLVFAVTRVILIPQGEFVTYGALTYASLAAGQMPGTAKLALALGIGAFGFDLFVARKALHGRLILRSVLTNIVLPAIVLALTIYFAAQKPPVAVCIALSLVIVAMIGLYLYRIAFQPLAHTSVLVLLIASVGVHLALQGLGLLFFGAEGQRGPAVLSGSFTAGALRFTGQSITVYAITIAFIVGLWLFFGLTLYGKALRATAVNRLGARLAGIRTTLSGQIAFLLASVIGALSGIMIVPITTLYYDSGFLIGLKGFVAAIIGGLVSYPLTAVAALVVGIVEAFSSFYASNYKEVIVFMLLIPVLLLRSLAAPAVEEEKD; from the coding sequence TTGAACACCACTATCATGCTGTTCCTGGTGCAGGACGGCATCACCAATGGCGCGATCTATGCGCTGCTCGGCCTCGCGCTGGTGCTGGTGTTCGCCGTTACCCGCGTGATCCTCATTCCCCAGGGCGAGTTCGTTACCTATGGCGCGCTGACCTATGCCTCGCTGGCCGCGGGCCAGATGCCGGGCACGGCAAAGCTCGCGCTCGCCCTCGGCATCGGCGCCTTCGGCTTCGACCTGTTCGTGGCCCGCAAGGCGCTGCATGGCCGGCTGATCCTGCGCAGCGTCCTCACCAATATCGTGCTGCCGGCCATCGTGCTGGCGCTGACAATCTACTTCGCCGCCCAGAAGCCGCCGGTGGCGGTCTGCATCGCGCTGTCGCTGGTGATCGTGGCGATGATCGGCCTGTATCTCTACCGCATCGCGTTCCAGCCGCTGGCGCACACCTCGGTGCTGGTGCTGCTGATCGCCTCCGTGGGCGTCCACCTCGCGCTGCAGGGACTGGGCCTGCTGTTCTTCGGCGCCGAGGGCCAGCGCGGACCTGCCGTGCTGTCCGGCTCTTTCACCGCCGGCGCGCTGCGTTTCACCGGCCAGAGCATCACCGTCTACGCCATCACCATCGCCTTCATCGTCGGGCTCTGGCTGTTCTTCGGCCTGACGCTCTACGGCAAGGCGCTGCGCGCGACCGCCGTGAACCGGCTAGGGGCGCGGCTCGCTGGCATCCGCACCACGCTGTCGGGGCAGATCGCCTTCCTGCTGGCGTCCGTCATCGGCGCGCTGTCGGGCATCATGATCGTGCCGATCACGACGCTCTATTACGACAGCGGCTTCCTGATCGGGCTGAAGGGTTTCGTTGCCGCGATCATCGGCGGCCTCGTCAGCTACCCCCTCACCGCCGTCGCCGCGCTGGTCGTCGGCATCGTCGAGGCGTTCTCGTCCTTCTACGCCTCCAACTACAAGGAAGTGATCGTCTTCATGCTGCTGATCCCCGTGCTGCTGCTGCGCTCGCTCGCCGCGCCCGCGGTCGAGGAAGAGAAGGACTGA
- a CDS encoding branched-chain amino acid ABC transporter ATP-binding protein/permease, translating into MQSRLPILVFALVMAAIPFVPGMPPFWIVLLDNIGLAALVAMGLVLLTGVGGLTSFGQAAFVGFGAYTTAVLSTSYGLSPWLTLPLSLVVSGSLAVLLGLVTVRLSGHYLPLGTLAWGLGLFYLFSKLEFLGRNDGISAIPPLSIGAFKMLSPGSIYYAIWVAVILSALLTMNLLDSRTGRAIRALRRGHVAAEAFGVHTPRAKLLVFIHAAVLAGLSGWLYAHLQRAVNPTPFGAQAGIEYLFIAVVGGAGYVWGGVLGAAIVVVLKEVLQSYLPLLLPGSGQVETIVFGIMLVALLQLAPGGVWPWLMSFLPEPTRGRKPDTSLKLEQRTRAPGEASVLLQVEKARKQFGGVIAVNNVSFEVQAREIVALIGPNGAGKSTTFNLITGVLSATSGSISVLGKRLDNAPPQEIVKLGISRTFQHVKLVPDMTVLENVAIGAHLRGHSGPISSMLRLDRADEAKLLAEAARQIERVGLADQMHQLAGSLSLGQQRIVEIARALCVDPMLLLLDEPAAGLRHMEKQQLARLLRELRDGGMSVLLVEHDMGFVMNLADRIVVLDFGTKIAEGTPATIKTNPEVIKAYLGVAA; encoded by the coding sequence ATGCAGAGCCGGCTCCCCATCCTCGTCTTCGCGCTTGTCATGGCGGCGATCCCGTTTGTCCCGGGCATGCCGCCGTTCTGGATCGTGCTGCTCGACAATATCGGCCTTGCCGCCCTCGTCGCGATGGGCCTCGTGCTGCTGACGGGCGTCGGCGGCCTGACCTCGTTCGGACAAGCCGCCTTCGTCGGCTTCGGCGCCTACACCACCGCGGTGCTGTCGACGAGCTACGGCCTGTCGCCCTGGCTGACGCTGCCGTTGTCGCTCGTGGTCAGCGGATCGCTGGCGGTGCTGCTTGGCCTCGTCACCGTCCGCCTCTCCGGCCACTATCTGCCGCTCGGCACGCTCGCCTGGGGGCTCGGCCTGTTCTATCTCTTCAGCAAGCTGGAGTTTTTGGGCCGCAACGACGGCATCTCGGCGATCCCGCCGCTGTCGATCGGCGCGTTCAAGATGCTCTCGCCCGGCTCGATCTACTACGCGATCTGGGTCGCCGTGATCCTCTCGGCCCTGCTCACGATGAACCTGCTGGACTCCCGCACCGGCCGCGCCATCCGCGCGCTCAGGCGCGGCCATGTCGCCGCCGAGGCGTTCGGCGTGCACACGCCGCGGGCAAAGCTACTGGTGTTCATCCACGCCGCGGTGCTAGCCGGTCTCTCCGGCTGGCTCTATGCCCACCTTCAGCGCGCGGTGAACCCGACGCCGTTCGGCGCACAGGCCGGCATCGAATATCTCTTCATCGCGGTGGTCGGCGGCGCCGGCTATGTCTGGGGCGGCGTGCTGGGCGCGGCGATCGTCGTGGTCCTGAAAGAGGTGCTGCAAAGCTATCTGCCGCTGCTCCTGCCGGGTTCCGGCCAGGTCGAGACCATCGTGTTCGGCATCATGCTGGTGGCGCTGTTGCAACTCGCGCCCGGCGGCGTCTGGCCCTGGCTGATGTCGTTCCTGCCCGAGCCTACCCGCGGCAGGAAGCCGGACACCTCGCTGAAGCTGGAGCAGCGCACCCGCGCGCCCGGCGAAGCCAGCGTCCTGCTCCAGGTCGAGAAGGCACGCAAGCAATTCGGCGGCGTGATCGCGGTCAACAACGTTTCCTTCGAGGTCCAGGCCCGCGAGATCGTCGCGCTGATCGGGCCGAACGGCGCCGGCAAGAGCACGACGTTCAACCTGATCACCGGCGTGCTGTCGGCGACCTCAGGCTCGATCTCGGTGCTTGGCAAGAGGCTCGACAACGCGCCGCCGCAGGAGATCGTCAAGCTCGGCATCTCCCGCACCTTCCAGCACGTGAAGCTGGTCCCCGACATGACCGTGCTGGAGAACGTCGCTATCGGCGCGCATCTGCGCGGTCATTCGGGGCCGATCTCCTCCATGCTGCGGCTCGACCGCGCCGACGAGGCAAAGCTGCTCGCCGAGGCCGCACGCCAGATCGAGCGCGTCGGGCTTGCCGACCAGATGCACCAGCTCGCAGGTTCGCTCTCGCTCGGCCAGCAGCGCATCGTCGAGATCGCGCGCGCGCTGTGCGTCGATCCGATGCTGCTGCTGCTCGACGAGCCGGCCGCCGGCCTGCGCCACATGGAGAAGCAGCAGCTTGCCAGGCTGCTGCGCGAATTGCGCGACGGCGGCATGAGCGTGCTGCTGGTCGAGCACGACATGGGCTTTGTCATGAACCTCGCCGACCGCATCGTCGTGCTCGATTTCGGCACCAAGATCGCGGAGGGCACGCCCGCCACGATCAAGACCAATCCCGAAGTGATCAAGGCCTATCTCGGAGTGGCGGCATGA
- a CDS encoding ABC transporter ATP-binding protein produces the protein MSALLSVTDAHVAYGKVEAVRSVSLEVGANQIVTIVGANGAGKTTLLSAIMGILPLKGRVAFAGQDLARLDIEDRVAMGLGLVPEHRELFVTMNVEDNLELGAFRIERSKSKASMERVYTLFPRLKERRKQLAGTLSGGEQQMLAMGRALMGEPKLLMLDEPSLGLAPIIVADIFRIVTELRTAGVSVLLVEQNAQAALKIADQAYVMELGEFVLSGKASDIAANERVAASYLGFQHEGASVL, from the coding sequence ATGAGCGCGCTGTTGTCCGTCACCGACGCGCATGTCGCCTACGGCAAGGTCGAGGCCGTGCGTTCGGTCTCGCTCGAGGTCGGGGCGAACCAGATCGTCACCATCGTCGGCGCCAACGGCGCCGGCAAGACCACGCTGCTGTCGGCCATCATGGGCATTCTGCCGCTGAAGGGCCGCGTCGCCTTCGCAGGCCAGGACCTCGCCCGGCTCGACATCGAGGACCGCGTCGCGATGGGCCTCGGCCTCGTCCCGGAGCACCGCGAATTGTTCGTGACCATGAATGTCGAGGACAATCTCGAGCTCGGGGCCTTCCGCATCGAGCGGAGCAAGTCGAAGGCCTCGATGGAGCGGGTCTACACGCTGTTCCCGCGGCTGAAGGAGCGGCGCAAGCAGCTCGCCGGCACGCTCTCCGGCGGCGAGCAGCAGATGCTCGCGATGGGTCGCGCGCTGATGGGCGAGCCGAAGCTCCTGATGCTGGACGAACCGAGCCTCGGTCTCGCCCCGATTATCGTCGCCGACATCTTCCGCATCGTCACCGAGCTCCGCACCGCCGGCGTCTCGGTGCTGCTGGTCGAACAGAACGCGCAGGCCGCGCTCAAGATCGCGGACCAGGCCTATGTGATGGAGCTCGGCGAGTTCGTGCTCAGCGGCAAGGCCAGCGACATCGCCGCGAACGAACGCGTTGCGGCGAGCTATCTCGGCTTCCAGCACGAAGGTGCGAGCGTTCTGTAG
- a CDS encoding pyridoxamine 5'-phosphate oxidase family protein, producing MTATLTYASDVAFTPAVKSIQTRKGSREGYAHAEQRGWRTEVDENLAAFLADANSFYFATASADGQPYIQHRGGPKGFLKVLDKQTLAFTDYAGNRQYITQGNLSENPKAYIFVMDYAHRRRVKIWGEARVVEDDDALTTSLMPKGYRARPEQVILFKIAAWDTNCPQHIPQKFDATDVAAALAARDQRIAELEAEVAALKEKAASI from the coding sequence ATGACGGCAACCCTCACCTACGCCAGCGACGTGGCGTTCACGCCGGCGGTGAAATCGATCCAGACCCGAAAGGGATCGCGCGAAGGCTATGCCCATGCCGAGCAGCGCGGCTGGCGCACCGAGGTCGATGAGAACCTCGCAGCGTTCCTGGCCGATGCCAACAGCTTTTATTTCGCCACCGCCTCTGCCGATGGCCAGCCCTATATCCAGCACCGTGGCGGGCCGAAGGGGTTTTTGAAGGTGCTGGATAAGCAGACGTTGGCTTTCACGGACTACGCCGGCAACCGGCAATACATCACGCAGGGAAACCTGTCCGAAAATCCCAAGGCCTACATCTTCGTGATGGACTACGCCCATCGCCGCCGGGTGAAGATCTGGGGCGAGGCGCGCGTGGTCGAGGATGACGATGCGCTGACGACGTCGCTGATGCCGAAGGGATATCGCGCGCGGCCGGAGCAGGTGATCCTGTTCAAGATCGCGGCCTGGGACACCAACTGCCCGCAGCACATTCCGCAGAAGTTCGATGCGACGGATGTCGCGGCCGCGCTGGCGGCGAGGGATCAGCGGATCGCCGAGCTGGAAGCGGAGGTGGCGGCGTTGAAGGAGAAGGCGGCGAGCATCTAG
- a CDS encoding LysR family transcriptional regulator yields the protein MDRLEAMHVFVTVADLRGFAPAARKLHLSPSAVTRLIAALEEHLGARLLQRTTRQVTLTDVGTRYLERARRILADVEEADGSAREERNRPSGRLVVSAPVGFGRLHVGPVMTAYLKRYPEVAGELRLSDHLVNLVEDAVDVAVRIGHLADSSLVARQVGEMRRIVVAAPGYLKRHGEPKTPEALASHQTIQFGPSASWHFMQDGRDIEVTTNPRLTSNSADAALQYAEAGGGVTRVLAYQAAEGLKRGRLKVVLAKYEQPALPIHVVYPTSRLLSAKVRAFVDLVVETAEWRFG from the coding sequence ATGGACCGCCTGGAAGCCATGCACGTGTTCGTCACCGTTGCCGATCTGCGCGGCTTTGCGCCGGCGGCGCGCAAGTTGCACCTGTCGCCCTCGGCGGTGACGCGGCTGATCGCGGCGCTGGAAGAGCATCTCGGCGCCCGGCTGTTGCAGCGGACCACGCGGCAGGTGACGCTGACCGATGTCGGCACACGCTATCTGGAGCGCGCGCGGCGCATTCTCGCCGATGTCGAGGAGGCCGACGGCTCGGCGCGGGAAGAGCGTAACCGGCCGAGCGGGCGGCTGGTGGTGTCGGCACCGGTCGGCTTCGGCCGGCTGCATGTCGGGCCGGTCATGACCGCCTATCTGAAGCGCTATCCCGAGGTTGCCGGCGAATTGCGGCTGTCCGACCATCTCGTCAATCTCGTGGAAGACGCCGTCGATGTGGCGGTGCGGATCGGCCATCTCGCCGATTCGTCCCTCGTCGCGCGCCAGGTCGGCGAGATGCGGCGGATCGTGGTGGCCGCGCCCGGCTATCTGAAGCGCCATGGCGAACCGAAGACGCCGGAAGCGCTCGCCTCGCACCAGACCATCCAGTTCGGACCATCCGCCAGCTGGCATTTCATGCAGGACGGCCGCGACATCGAGGTGACGACGAACCCGCGCCTCACCAGCAATAGCGCTGACGCCGCCCTGCAATATGCCGAGGCCGGCGGCGGCGTCACGCGGGTGCTGGCCTATCAGGCCGCCGAGGGCTTGAAGCGCGGGCGGCTGAAGGTCGTGCTGGCGAAATACGAGCAGCCGGCGCTGCCCATCCATGTCGTCTATCCGACCTCGCGCCTGCTCTCGGCCAAGGTGCGCGCGTTCGTCGATCTCGTGGTGGAGACGGCGGAGTGGCGGTTTGGGTGA